The following proteins come from a genomic window of Aspergillus luchuensis IFO 4308 DNA, chromosome 3, nearly complete sequence:
- a CDS encoding putative nuclear localization protein (COG:S;~EggNog:ENOG410PJAD;~InterPro:IPR013933;~PFAM:PF08624) has product MYSTPQSSVPAPMNGIGGELVDGSGTINPAALNNVAVVLPTPTTYGGIATPTSIAPRGVKRSRTPDQRGNARADGDHDDDEQGRRKRGRPPKTPRPSATTPSDQTPSNVHLQTPRLQTQPLPAQSAVNVSPPQASPPDKTTPTKTTLVKALPTVRDHTTDQLNEEGDEYIPKEFDEAGEKKVDAMGYPQGGREYKCRTFRVPLRGNKLFMLATECARVLGYRDSYLLFNKNRSLHKIIASQIEKDDLIQQDILPYSYRSRQIAIVTAKSMFRQFGSRVIVNGRRVRDDYWESKARKQGFTEDDLAGEKRPGGAKARDAAAAEAAGAANFLPTLTHGDVIYSNALESVPGSLPLGPPSSVSLAPPLPMIHMATTTDDPRLREYNSMPRPRQELTGQPFQDRIQPSSAAEILNQASHTAEFNKILTSQRSFRQKGLDDFYAKQREVPVSAAQSQPGQLDSTPSVSQPLQSPQMASTGMMNAAQSQQPMISHQAPIMPGQSGFQQPAAHQQPPVAQSPVRGVPPVRPELMHQRSNPAMAAGTPQPPGPYGYPSQAQQMWGQPPPQPQPSPLSATGPQGVGMPQFPSQMHTQQSPSPLAHSMPQQQQQHSQSPRNQPRPSAPPMPQNFPMHPQQAPQQQPMASMGFPGVTAAPYPTVTAARGMYPSTQGPGGQQFMAGTPQQPGLAMGMNAGGAMPGWPPAGPMQPGHPQPGQSGTPLGWSGY; this is encoded by the exons ATGTACAGCACTCCTCAATCCTCTGTTCCCGCTCCGATGAATGGCATCGGAGGGGAGCTCGTTGATGGGTCGGGGACGATCAATCCCGCTGCCCTGAATAATG TCGCCGTAGTGcttccaaccccaacaacatATGGTGGCATTGCGACCCCAACGAGTATAGCTCCTCGTGGTGTGAAGCGAAGTCGAACCCCAGACCAGCGCGGGAATGCACGCGCGGATGGAGACCATGACGACG ATGAACAAGGCCGTCGGAAACGAGGCCGTCCTCCCAAGACTCCGCGTCCGTCTGCGACAACCCCCAGCGATCAGACCCCCTCCAATGTTCACCTTCAGACGCCCCGGTTGCAGACTCAGCCTCTGCCGGCGCAATCTGCCGTCAATGTATCGCCGCCACAGGCTTCTCCGCCGGATAAGACTACGCCGACCAAGACTACGCTCGTCAAGGCCCTGCCTACCGTCCGGGATCATACGACCGACCAGCTGAACGAAGAGGGCGACGAATACATTCCCAAGGAATTCGACGAGGCAGGTGAAAAGAAGGTGGATGCCATGGGCTACCCTCAAGGAGGCCGAGAGTACAAGTGTCGCACGTTCCGCGTTCCTCTGCGTGGGAATAAGCTTTTCATGCTTGCGACCGAATGCGCAAGGGTGCTGGGTTATCGCGACTCGTATCTCTTGTTCAACAAGAACCGTTCGCTCCACAAGATCATCGCCAGTCAGATCGAGAAGGATGATCTCATCCAGCAGGATATCCTACCTTACTCGTATCGTTCGCGCCAGATTGCTATCGTGACGGCCAAGTCGATGTTCCGTCAGTTCGGCAGCCGCGTGATTGTCAATGGGCGGCGCGTCCGCGACGACTACTGGGAGAGCAAAGCACGGAAACAAGGTTTCACGGAGGATGATTTGGCTGGTGAGAAACGACCCGGCGGCGCGAAAGCCCGGGATgcggcggcagcagaagCTGCGGGCGCAGCCAACTTTCTACCCACCCTCACTCATGGCGATGTCATCTACAGCAATGCGCTGGAATCTGTGCCAGGTAGCCTGCCTCTTGGTCCTCCGTCCTCGGTTTCTCTTGCGCCGCCACTCCCTATGATCCacatggccaccaccaccgatgatCCCCGGTTGCGGGAGTATAACAGCATGCCTCGCCCGCGCCAGGAATTGACGGGACAGCCTTTCCAGGATCGCATTCAACCCAGCTCGGCCGCTGAAATCCTCAACCAGGCTTCACACACGGCCGAGTTCAACAAAATCCTAACGTCACAACGGAGTTTTCGCCAGAAGGGCTTGGACGACTTTTACGCCAAGCAACGGGAGGTGCCTGTTTCTGCGGCGCAGTCACAGCCTGGTCAACTGGACTCGACACCGTCTGTGTCACAGCCCTTGCAGTCGCCACAGATGGCTTCCACGGGAATGATGAATGCAGCTCAGTCGCAGCAGCCCATGATTTCCCATCAGGCACCGATCATGCCTGGCCAGTCGGGTTTCCAGCAACCTGCGGCTCATCAGCAGCCACCTGTCGCACAGTCCCCTGTTCGGGGAGTTCCCCCCGTTCGGCCCGAGTTAATGCACCAAAGGTCTAATCCTGCCATGGCTGCCGGGACGCCTCAGCCGCCTGGACCTTACGGATATCCCTCTCAAGCGCAACAGATGTGGggacaaccaccaccccagccgCAACCATCTCCACTCTCTGCCACTGGTCCTCAGGGCGTCGGCATGCCCCAGTTCCCGTCGCAAATGCATACGCAGCAGTCACCATCGCCGCTCGCACACTCCatgccgcagcagcagcagcagcattcgCAGTCTCCCCGGAATCAGCCCCGACCTTCGGCGCCGCCGATGCCTCAGAACTTTCCCATGCATCCTCAGCAGGCGCCTCAACAACAGCCCATGGCATCGATGGGTTTCCCTGGTGTCACGGCTGCTCCGTATCCAACAGTGACTGCCGCCAGAGGCATGTATCCTTCGACGCAGGGTCCTGGAGGTCAGCAGTTCATGGCGGGcactccccagcagcctggTTTGGCCATGGGAATGAACGCTGGCGGTGCTATGCCGGGATGGCCTCCAGCTGGCCCCATGCAGCCCGGTCACCCGCAACCCGGGCAGTCCGGGACACCTCTGGGATGGTCCGGTTACTAG
- a CDS encoding phosphoglycerate mutase family protein (COG:G;~EggNog:ENOG410PJ8M;~InterPro:IPR013078,IPR029033;~PFAM:PF00300;~SECRETED:SignalP(1-19)), whose amino-acid sequence MKLSSIAPLAIALTATAQASYINYTTVTGYFLQDEASTDASTFDYTTTNFGLINRTYPSDNPDNDNNLLTQWERFHHHITTLNHLSPPTISYKVLFLGRHGEGYHNAAESYYGTPAWNCYYSLLTGNSTTTWSDADLTPSGIQQAQIAHSFWSHQIASQRIHTPDSYFVSPLLRALRTANITFSDLPLQPSSSSPFTPVIKEFFRESVTLHTCDHRHNATYIHSLFPEWTFEKGFREEDGMWDGVRAESNGAQDVRSKVALDEVFAGDDDDDDGVGMFVSVTSHSGEIASLLRVIGHREFGLRTGAVLPVLVRGEIVGDALEPTGTGTRWETSAHCTAPPVTSVSSGCVCASSAVPVTTPLVTFAG is encoded by the exons ATGAAACTCTCCAGCATAGCACCACTCGCCATAGCTCTCACAGCCACCGCTCAAGCCTCCTACATCAACTACACCACCGTGACCGGCTACTTCCTCCAAGACGAGGCCTCCACCGACGCATCCACATTCGACTAT ACAACCACCAACTTCGGCCTCATCAACCGCACCTACCCCTCCGACAACCCCGACAATGACAACAACCTACTAACCCAATGGGAAcgcttccaccaccacatcaccaCCCTAAAccacctctcccctccaaccatcTCCTACaaagtcctcttcctcggccgcCACGGCGAAGGATACCATAACGCCGCAGAATCCTACTACGGCACGCCCGCTTGGAAT tGCTACTACTCCCTCCTAACCGGTAACTCCACAACAACCTGGTCCGACGCCGACCTCACCCCCTCTGGAATCCAACAAGCGCAAATCGCCCACTCCTTCTGGTCACACCAGATAGCGTCACAGAGGATCCACACACCCGATAGCTACTTCGTCAGCCCGCTCCTCCGCGCCCTGCGCACAGCAAACATCACTTTCTCTGACCTGCCCCTacaaccatcatcctcctccccattcacTCCAGTCATAAAAGAATTCTTCCGCGAGAGTGTCACCCTGCATACGTGCGATCATCGACACAACGCCACATACATCCATTCACTCTTTCCCGAGTGGACGTTTGAGAAGGGATtcagggaggaggatgggatgtGGGATGGGGTGAGGGCGGAGAGCAATGGGGCGCAGGATGTGCGGAGTAAGGTTGCGCTTGATGAGGTGTTTgcaggggatgatgatgatgatgatggggtgggGATGTTTGTGAGTGTGACGAGTCATTCCGGGGAGATTGCCAGTTTGTTGAGGGTGATTGGGCATAGGGAGTTTGGGCTTAGGACTGGGGCCGTTTTGCCGGTTTTGGTGAGGGGGGAGATTGTGGGTGATGCGTTGGAGCCGACGGGGACGGGGACGAGGTGGGAGACGAGTGCGCATTGTACGGCGCCGCCGGTTACGTCTGTTAGTtcggggtgtgtgtgtgcttcTTCGGCGGTGCCGGTGACGACGCCGTTGGTTACTTTTGCGGGTTAG
- a CDS encoding homeobox domain-containing protein (COG:K;~EggNog:ENOG410PTTM;~InterPro:IPR017970,IPR001356,IPR009057;~PFAM:PF05920,PF00046;~go_function: GO:0000981 - DNA-binding transcription factor activity, RNA polymerase II-specific [Evidence IEA];~go_function: GO:0003677 - DNA binding [Evidence IEA];~go_process: GO:0006355 - regulation of transcription, DNA-templated [Evidence IEA]) has product MNYLHHPYAFTGHAAVPMEQPVAFDPTMAHPSMMHPMDGYLYPHPPFDMVDFYHQPIMDYEEYAENLSRPRLTKEQVETLEAQFQAHPKPSSNVKRQLAAQTNLSLPRVANWFQNRRAKAKQQKRQEEFEKMQKAKAEAEEAARGKSESTESSDSKEDTKDSKDETDKDTPKQSVENTAERTKTPAASSSRPKHQKTRSESAREATFASLQRALNAAVAARDRYGQDGENSQSPSMDGSVSPTTTFSNNRCGSHDSSRHGQGDLSSSFSQNAISWTSQSSQGALGYVTSGESLTMPGMDGTQHDAGHDSMQNVQFHPSQNEDWSHQLQTSKSLSGYRSASDAEVSYNGVQYPMQHDLSVPRRGSSDELADTLEGIGINTHPSSQLVNEGDRSSWKEPSKELDLAARRKRPRPAAIGTSRSSSMLTGSSTMSPSTRLPSYGNSHGVRQSKSAQGLNTRYAGVRKASAAQRSPLNLSTFAEAGALGSKADMSSMLQPAVTTGGLAPPTPLTPEDLHHLLPTTPSDGGYCLSAQPTSQLFPTTQPMQINIASPPATPLAVDVLSSYPYQGVAPPMSAPAHYTSFADYASCEAPLTGRSWTDATSMPSPEASFQSPCQLPQADLTTMSYEQAMEQGPDHVPVTGSPSLVYHTSDVDMPTSAAFCGDSKQTEFHIYEFPEQQEAHRFVAQQLPSQKPKAYTFNNQTPNDF; this is encoded by the exons ATGAATTATCTCCACCACCCCTACGCATTTACCGGCCATGCCGCCGTCCCCATGGAGCAGCCGGTTGCCTTCGACCCAACGATGGCCCACCCGTCCATGATGCATCCAATGGATGGCTACCTCTACCCTCACCCGCCTTTTGACATGGTCGACTTCtaccaccaaccaatcatGGACTACGAAGAATATGCAGAGAACCTCTCTCGCCCAAGGTTGACGAAGGAACAAGTTGAAACCTTGGAGGCCCAATTTCAGGCGCACCCCAAACCCAGCAGCAACGTCAAGCGTCAATTGGCGGCTCAAACCAATCTGAGCCTTCCACGAGTTGCT AACTGGTTCCAGAATCGCCGAGCAAAGGCTAAGCAACaaaagagacaagaagagTTCGAGAAGATGCAAAAGGCCAAAGCcgaggccgaagaagccgctCGCGGCAAGTCGGAGTCCACGGAGAGCTCAGACTCGAAGGAGGACACCAAAGACTCGAAGGATGAGACCGATAAAGATACCCCCAAACAATCAGTGGAGAACACTGCCGAGCGCACGAAAACGCCGGCTGCTTCGTCCTCGCGGCCTAAGCACCAGAAGACCCGAAGCGAGTCGGCACGGGAGGCTACCTTTGCTTCCCTGCAACGGGCATTGaatgctgctgttgctgcccGTGACCGGTATGGCCAGGACGGCGAGAACAGCCAATCCCCCAGCATGGATGGGTCAGTGTCGCCAACCAcaaccttctccaacaaccgCTGCGGCAGCCACGATAGCAGCAGACATGGGCAGGGTGACCTCAGCTCTTCTTTCTCACAGAACGCCATCTCGTGGACGTCGCAAAGTTCTCAGGGTGCTCTTGGGTATGTGACGTCCGGGGAGTCGCTGACGATGCCCGGCATGGACGGCACTCAACATGACGCCGGCCATGACTCGATGCAAAACGTCCAGTTCCACCCCTCCCAGAATGAAGATTGGTCCCACCAGCTTCAGACGTCAAAGTCTCTTTCTGGCTACCGTTCGGCTAGCGATGCTGAAGTGTCCTACAACGGTGTGCAATACCCTATGCAACATGATCTGTCGGTGCCCAGGCGAGGCTCTTCTGACGAGCTGGCCGACACATTGGAAGGGATTGGCATCAACACGCATCCCAGCTCGCAGCTTGTGAACGAAGGCGACCGTTCATCCTGGAAGGAACCCAGCAAGGAACTTGACCTTGCAGCCCGGAGAAAGCGCCCGAGGCCTGCTGCCATTGGCACCTCGAGGTCGTCCTCGATGTTGACGGGATCGTCCACCATGTCACCCTCAACGAGGCTCCCGAGCTACGGCAACAGCCATGGCGTGAGGCAATCCAAGTCTGCACAGGGTCTGAACACCCGATATGCGGGTGTCCGGAAGGCATCTGCAGCTCAGCGTTCCCCTCTTAATCTGTCTACTTTCGCCGAGGCTGGGGCTCTGGGCTCCAAGGCTGACATGTCGTCCATGCTACAACCTGCGGTTACGACAGGGGGTTTGGCGCCACCAACACCCTTGACACCGGAAGATCTGCACCATCTGCTCCCAACCACTCCCAGCGACGGTGGCTACTGCCTGTCGGCGCAACCGACCAGCCAATTGTTCCCTACCACACAGCCGATGCAGATCAACATTGCATCACCTCCCGCGACACCGTTGGCCGTGGATGTGCTCTCTTCCTACCCGTACCAAGGTGTTGCCCCTCCGATGTCAGCCCCTGCCCATTACACGTCATTCGCCGATTACGCCTCCTGCGAGGCTCCCCTGACGGGCAGAAGCTGGACTGATGCCACGTCAATGCCGTCGCCTGAAGCATCCTTTCAGAGCCCCTGCCAACTTCCGCAGGCGGATCTAACAACGATGTCATATGAGCAGGCGATGGAACAGGGGCCCGACCATGTACCTGTGACAGGGTCTCCCTCCCTCGTGTATCACACGAGTGACGTCGATATGCCGACGTCGGCTGCATTCTGTGGGGATTCGAAGCAAACGGAGTTCCACATCTACGAGTTCccggagcagcaggaagcTCACCGGTTTGTTGCACAGCAGCTTCCGTCGCAGAAGCCCAAGGCCTATACGTTCAACAATCAAACGCCGAACGACTTTTGA
- a CDS encoding HAD family hydrolase (COG:S;~EggNog:ENOG410PK94;~InterPro:IPR041492,IPR006439,IPR023198,IPR036412, IPR023214;~PFAM:PF13419;~go_function: GO:0016787 - hydrolase activity [Evidence IEA]), translated as MSRPSGSFSAPPQVHTFDGLLSDFDGTIVDSTDAIVKHWHKIGAELGVDPKTILATSHGRRSIDTIQLYDPKKANWEYVSYIEGRIPKEYGSDAVEIPGARYFMSALDDAGARWGVVTSGTRALVDGWLGVLNLAHPKVLVVAEDVELGKPDPRCYLLGRTRLGLEHSSSLVVLEDAPSGIRAGKAAGFKVIALTTTHTLAQLQEAGADWIVEDLRSISIKGVVDGQMQLEIRNAFQ; from the exons ATGTCTAGACCATCCGGCTCCTTCTCTGCCCCTCCGCAAGTCCACACTTTTGACGGACTACTCTCCGACTTTGACGGCACTATCGTCGACTCAACCGATG CGATTGTGAAACACTGGCACAA AATCGGTGCGGAGTTGGGCGTTGACCCCAAGACCATTTTGGCCACTTCCCACGGCCGCCGAAGCATCGACACGATCCAGTTGTACGACCCGAAGAAGGCCAATTGGGAGT ATGTCAGCTACATCGAAGGTCGCATCCCGAAGGAATACGGGTCGGACGCCGTCGAGATTCCCGGGGCGCGGTATTTCATGTCAGCGTTGGACGACGCCGGCGCTCGCTGGGGCGTGGTAACCTCTGGAACGCGTGCGCTGGTGGACGGCTGGCTGGGCGTGCTGAACCTCGCTCACCCCAAGgtcttggtggtggcggaaGATGTTGAGCTGGGCAAGCCTGACCCCCGGTGCTATCTGCTTGGTCGGACGCGCCTGGGTCTGGAGCATTCCTCGTCTCTGGTAGTTCTGGAGGATGCGCCGTCGGGCATCAGGGCTGGTAAGGCGGCCGGGTTCAAAGTCATTGCGCTCACGACGACCCACACGCTTGCGCAGCTCCAAGAAGCCGGTGCCGACTGGATCGTCGAGGATCTGAGAAGTATCAGCATCAAGGGCGTGGTCGATGGCCAGATGCAGTTGGAAATCCGGAACGCCTTCCAATAA
- a CDS encoding putative GTP binding protein (COG:S;~EggNog:ENOG410PFGR;~InterPro:IPR030378,IPR027417,IPR006073,IPR014813, IPR023179;~PFAM:PF01926,PF08701,PF03193;~go_function: GO:0005525 - GTP binding [Evidence IEA]): MVKLGKNSKRVPVRLRHKIEKASAAKQRKQRKLAKKNPEWRSKIKKDPGIPNLFPHKDKILHEIEEKRRLKAEEQQRIRDEARARRQAQKEGGAEEDPVDANVMIDEDDLIDDDMDEDVGDSSNPMAALLASARARAAEYEEEHSDDEDDEMDEDDSDDEDMDEMDQDEEGGASLDVSAPITQSTSKESSRRAFDKVFKQVIDNADVVLYVLDARDPEGTRSKEVEREIMSADGGNKRLILILNKIDLVPPPVLKNWLFHLRRYFPTLPLKASNGSGNAHSFDHKQLTVKGTSETLFRALKSYAHNKQMKRSISVGVIGYPNVGKSSVINALTARLNKGSSNACPTGAEAGVTTSLRSVKLDSKLKLIDSPGIVFPNSSDKASKKKKKQEEHARLILLNAVPPKQIEDPVPAVSLLLKRLSTSDDLISKLLQLYNIPPLIPTGGDQTHDFLVHVARKRGRLGKGGVPNIEAAAMTVINDWRDGRIQGWVNAPVLPVVTTAEGAAAPTEGVDTKQIVTEWAAEFKIEGLWGNGEDDEMAE, from the exons ATGGTCAAGCTAG GCAAAAACTCCAAGCGGGTTCCCGTCCGCCTACGACACAAGATTGAAAAGGCCTCCGCGGCCAAGCAACGCAAGCAGAGAAAGCTTGCAAAGAAG AACCCCGAGTGGCGctccaagatcaagaaggaccCCGGTATCCCCAACCTGTTCCCGCACAAGGACAAGATCCTCCACGAGatcgaagagaagagacgCTTGAAGGCGGAGGAACAACAGCGCATTCGCGATGAGGCCCGCGCTCGTCGCCAGGCTCAGAAGGAGGGTGGCGCTGAGGAGGATCCTGTTGATGCCAATGTCATGATTGATGAGGACGATCTGATCGACGACGATATGGACGAGGATGTCGGTGACTCCTCGAACCCCATGGCGGCGCTGCTTGCTTCCGCCCGTGCCAGAGCTGCCGAGTACGAGGAGGAGCactccgatgatgaggacgatgagatggacgaggacgactccgacgacgaggatatGGACGAGATGGACcaggacgaagaaggcggTGCCAGCCTGGACGTCTCCGCCCCGATCACCCAGAGCACTTCGAAGGAGAGCTCGCGACGGGCCTTCGACAAGGTTTTCAAGCAGGTTATTGACAACGCCGATGTGGTGTTGTACGTTCTGGATGCCCGTGATCCCGAGGGCACTCGGTCCAAGGAGGTGGAGCGCGAGATCATGTCCGCGGACGGAGGCAACAAGCGATTGATCCTGATCCTCAACAAGATCGATCTGGTTCCTCCTCCGGTGCTCAAGAACTGGCTGTTCCATCTGCGCCGCTACTTCCCCACGCTGCCTCTGAAGGCCTCCAACGGCTCGGGCAACGCTCACAGCTTCGACCACAAGCAGCTGACCGTCAAGGGCACCTCCGAGACGCTCTTCCGCGCGCTCAAGTCGTACGCGCACAACAAGCAGATGAAGCGGTCCATCTCTGTTGGTGTGATCGGTTACCCCAACGTCGGCAAGTCGTCCGTCATCAACGCCCTGACGGCCCGTCTGAACAAGGGTTCCAGCAACGCTTGCCCCACGGGCGCCGAGGCCGGTGTGACCACCAGCCTGCGGTCCGTGAAGCTGGACAGCAAGCTCAAGCTGATCGACTCCCCCGGTATTGTCTTCCCCAACTCGAGCGACAAGgccagcaagaagaagaagaagcaggaggagcaCGCGCGTCTGATCCTCCTGAACGCGGTTCCCCCCAAGCAGATTGAGGACCCCGTTCCCGCCGTGTCGTTGCTGCTCAAGCGCTTGTCGACATCGGACGacctcatctccaagctGCTGCAACTCTACAACATCCCCCCGCTCATCCCGACCGGTGGCGACCAGACGCACGACTTCCTGGTCCATGTGGCCCGCAAGCGTGGTCGTCTCGGCAAGGGTGGTGTGCCCAACATCGAGGCCGCCGCCATGACGGTGATTAACGACTGGCGTGATGGACGTATCCAGGGCTGGGTGAACGCCCCTGTGCTGCCGGTAGTGACTACGGCAGAGGGCGCGGCGGCGCCGACCGAGGGTGTGGACACGAAGCAGATTGTGACGGAGTGGGCGGCAGAGTTCAAGATTGAGGGATTGTGGGGcaatggggaggatgatgagatggccGAATAG
- the cbfA gene encoding putative CBF/NF-Y family transcription factor (COG:K;~EggNog:ENOG410PR88;~InterPro:IPR009072,IPR003958;~PFAM:PF00808;~go_function: GO:0046982 - protein heterodimerization activity [Evidence IEA]), translating to MPRKSTSSSTPGDDGAGAEQSQISQIHHSQSPSDIVHLPESTGQMVEATEQQLKARAEGGVSIEDYLLPRSLTLRLAKSVLPPNTSIQKDAVLAIQKAATVFVSYLSSHANEATLKRTVAPSDVFSAISELEFDGFRTRLEQELEAFTELKAGKRRGKKGDSGSSATAAAAAAEGVGKDAEEEEEDGDRGVKRVKRAEEKKKNGIGGGGGEEEEGDETQEEHEQEQEQDDEEEEEEEEEEEDEEEEEEQKDDDEEEEEENDIDRVEDLDRAKRPMNPDVEGDESDSEDEDGPGSQLRGDLGLG from the exons ATGCCCCGAAaatccaccagcagcagcacgccCGGCGATgacggagcaggagcagaaCAATCCCAAATATCCCAAATACACCATTCCCAATCACCCTCAGATATCGTCCACCTTCCCGAATCAACAGGACAGATGGTCGAAGCGACAGAACAACAACTCAAGGCGCGGGCGGAGGGGGGTGTGAGTATTGAG GACTACCTCCTTCCCCGCTCTCTCACCCTCCGACTAGCAAAATCCGTTCTTCCTCCGAATACATCCATACAAAAGGATGCGGTATTGGCGATTCAGAAGGCCGCGACGGTGTTTGTGTCATATTTGTCGTCGCA TGCCAACGAAGCAACCCTCAAACGAACCGTCGCGCCATCGGACGTCTTCAGCGCCATTTCGGAACTAGAGTTTGATGGATTCCGCACACGATTGGAGCAGGAGTTGGAGGCGTTTACGGAGTTGAAggcggggaagaggagggggaagaagggggatagtggtagtagtgctactgctgctgcggcggcggcggagggagtggggaaggatgctgaggaggaagaggaagatggggatagaggggtgaagagggtgaagcgagcagaggagaagaagaagaatggtattggtggtggtggtggggaggaagaggaaggggatgagaCGCAGGAGGAGCATGAGCAGGAACAGgagcaggatgatgaagaggaagaggaggaggaagaggaagaggaggatgaggaggaagaagaagagcagaaggatgatgatgaggaggaagaggaagagaatgatatTGATCGagtggaggatttggatcGGGCGAAACGGCCGATGAATCCGGATGTTGAGGGGGATGAGTCGGacagtgaggatgaggatgggccGGGGAGTCAGCTGCGAGGGGATTTGGGACTGGGTTAG